The genomic region CTGATGCGATCTTCGGCGCTGTAAATTCGCACGTATAGGTAATATCGGTACGCTCCCAATCCTGGGCGGCAAGCGTGTTCGCACCGATATAGAGGTCCGGGATGATCTTCTCACGCATGATATCGATCGCGGAATTCCCCGGCACCGAAGCCGAAATACTATGCTTCTTCCCCGTTCCCGGGTGAGCGAATGATAGTGACCATTCAGAAGTGAGCGGGATCGTTCTCATAGATGCTCCTTGCTGCAGCTCCAGCAGTAGCACATCGCTGCCATGCCGATATAATAATCACCGCCAATGACTTGTATTTGCCAGATATTACCATTATTTGCGTTTTTATAACCATCATGATACCCTCACCGCATGGTAGAGATGCACTTCGAATTCCCGCGAAAGGACTATCCCCGCCTCACCCACTTCGGCTATGAAAGCGGCGGCGCAACTTCATATCCTGTCCCGCATTATCACTACGGCTACGAGCTCTTTTATTTCACCGGCGGGAGCGGCGCGATACAGATAGAGAAGCGGGGAGAACCGATACCCGTGCGCACGCAAGACCTTCTCATCATCGCACCGAACGCAGAGCACTGTTTCATGGCCGAATCGAACGTATTGTCCTATTATTGGATCGGCGTTCAGACGGGGAAAAAAGTCGTCAGGGCCAGATACTCGACAGTTTCACATCCGCGATACTCACATCACGCATTCGACCCCGTTCGTATCATCGAATCGATAGACGCTCACCTTGCCGATATGAAAGGCGTGCTCGGTGATGAAAAACATGCATGCCTCCGCATGTCGCCGCGGACGGCGGCCATCTTCGAGGACATACGCGAAGAGCTCACGGAGAACCGCCTGCATGCACGGGAGATAATCTATCACCGCTCCGCTGAGCTCCTCGCGCGCGTCATACGCACCGCGAAAGCGCCGATGGACGAAACTCCTATCGGCCGGGTGAAACGTCATATCGAAGCGCATCACGCAGAGGCGATGCCCCTTACATCGCTCGCGAAACTCGCGGACATGCATATCGCCGAACTGTGCAGGCGTTTTAAAGCAGAAACAGGAACGACGATCGTACAGTATATGAACCGCATGCGCATCGATTCGGCAAAGCGGCTGTTGCGTTCCGGGAAAAGCGTCGGCGAGACGGCGAACACGCTCGGTTTCGGCACCATCTACTATTTCAGCGCATTGTTCAAGCGTTCTGTCGGCGTATCCCCGAAGGCGTATGTACGATCGGCACAAGGATGAGATCATGTTCTCCGGATTGAAACGCATCGCATACGGAACGCTCAGAATGTCGCACATACTCTGGATATCCGCCGTCATGCCCCTTGCGATACTCTACATCAGGAAATCCGGCGTTCCCCTCTCCGGCCTCGACGCGGGGATATTCTATTTCGCCGGCTGCCTCTGGGCGCTCATGATAGTCGCGATCGATCAGATCGGATACCCGACACGGCTTCTCGGCGCATTGCAGGCTACCGGAGGCACTGTCATCGGCATTCTCCTCTCATTCTTCGCCTCGACGGGGAATATCTTCATCTCTGCATACACGGTGTTCATTTCATCGATGATAACGCAGACGCTGCTTTTCCTCGCCGTGATGATATGGATGCCGATACGATTCAGCAAAGAAGCGAAGGACATGAAGGACATCAAGCCGTTCATTGGTATCGGCATCGCGTATCTGGCATTCTTCGGATTCACTGCATGGTATACGGTAAAGTTCCTCCTGCCGTTCATCACCTATGTCGCTTCGCTCACGTCGGACGTTCTGCGTATCGCAGCGTGCACGGCAATGGTGATACAGGTCGCGGCATGGGCCAGTCATCTCCTAGGCGCATCGATATTCTCGAAGGCGAGCCCGGAAAAAGCCGCACAAGAGGACGCGTTCAATAAATGGGTAGTGCCGATATGCCTCTGCATGGTCGCATCGGTGGTCGTGAGCCTTTTCATGTTCATGCCCTAGTGCGCTATCAGATTCTCCCGGATAAAAGCAGCGACAGCGACGGGATCGCGCTTCTTTATCAGCGCCTCAACAGCAGCCTTTCCCACGCGTTCCAATATGGATTGCATTCGCTGAACAAACAGCACGCTCGATCGCACCGCCTCGCAGCCGTCCTCTCGATACGGATACTGGTCCATGGAATACCAGCCATTGTATCCTGTCTTCTCAAGCCAGAACATCATCTCGAAATATTCGATGAGCCGCACGGAGCCGACTATCATATCATCATCCCACGAACTATAATTGTCATTAAAATGCATATGATAGAGCTTGCCGGCACGTGACAGTATCGCTATCGACTCCGCCACATTCTCATACGCAAGGAATGCATGCCCCGTATCGATGGCAACGCCGACATTATCCATGCCTGTCTCCATCGCGACGAGAAGCGTATCCGCAGCACGTGCGAGATACGAATGCGTACGCGGCTCTTTCATCTTGTATTCAAGCGCAAGCCGTACGCCCTTTTGCTTTGCATACTGCGCCGCGGTCCGAACGCCATCGATAAGCCATTGACGTTCTTCCATATAATCTGCCGCAAGGCAGTAATCGTATCCATCCTGCCCCGGCCATACGGTGAGCATATCGCATTCCATATCGTGAGCCATGTCGACGGCCGCTTTCATCTCATCAAGCGCCTGCGTGCGTATCGATGCGTCCGCGGAAGAAAGCGATCCCTTGCCCCAGCGCTTCTGCGAAAAAAGATCAGGGATGATGGATGCGCATTTCAATTTTCGGGAAGCGAGCTTTTTCTTCATAGCGGACGCGGTCTCTTTCGTAACATCCCACGTGCCGACAAGTTCTATGCCGCTCACACCGTCGATGGACGCTGCCTGCTCGAGCATGACGTCCTTATCGAGCGACTCTTTATATCCGCTTGAGAGGAAGCGATCGCAGGTATTGCCGAGATTGCCGAGTATGATGGAGTATTTTTTCATAGGCGCTCCTTGCGGATAAAGGTACTCATATCCCCGGCACGGGTACATGGACGGAACGCCGGTGTATTTGCACTTTTTCCATTGACATTTCTTACATTCTCACTAGAATCGATACATGCCGAAGGACAACAATTATTCCATGCGCATGCCCCTTGGCACAGAGCGGGACATGAACAGCCGTATCCGTACCGTCGGGCTCAGTTCGTTCGAGAACGATGTCTTTAATTCGATGAACATAACGCTTCTCGGTTTTGGAAAAGTCATGCTGGACGAGGATTTCCGCTCCGAGGACAGGCATAGTTTCTGCAATGAGATCAATGTCATACTGAAGGGGCGAGGACGTCTTCGCTACAACGGCAGGGACACGATCATGACGCCGGGGAACGCATACTTCTTCCCCGCCGGCGGCAGCATGCTGGCACACGGCAATGAGCCGCTCTATAAATACTATTTCCAATTCCGCGCGCAGATGAACGGCTGTGAAGTGTTCCATGACGCACGGCCGCTTACCGCTGATGCGCCCCGGGCGATGATCGCGGGGCTTTCCGCCGATGCGGCACATGCGCCGGACATCCTTTCCGCGCGGGCGAACGTACTTCGCTGTCTCTCGCTCTTTTCAGGAGAGCTGTTCCCGCTTATCGCGCATCGACGGGACGATCTCAGCCGATTCGAGCCGTTCTTCAGGTACGTGAACGAGCACCTGAACGGTGAATTCTCGCTCGCGGATTACGGATCGTACAGCGGGCAGAAGCCGAAGAATTTCGCGGCACAGTTCAAGGAACAGTTCGGCGAATCGCCGAAAAAATACTTTCTCCGCGAAAAGGCGGACCGCATCAAAGAGGCGCTGTATCATTCGGGCGATCCGCTCTCCGGTATCGGGGATGCGTTCGGATTCTCCGATCAATTCTATTTTTCGCGCTTCTTCAAAAAGATGACGGGCGTCACCCCTTCCGATTACCGGGCATCGGTCAAAGCAGCGTGGCATCCTGAGAAGACCTCGCCCCGCGGCGGACATCGATAGTGTCACTGATCACACACGTCAGCGATCCGCACCGTTATCCGGACCTCAACACCTTCGACCCCTATTATCCGTTCAAGGCGGTACAGTACACGATACCGCTGCGGCAGCATGAGCTCCATGTGCATGACTGCCTGCAGATCGNNNNNNNNNNTCGGGCTCGTGCTCCGCGGAAGCGCTGAATTCCAGATCGAACGCAAGACGATCCCGTTCAAGACGGGCGATATCATACTGATAAACCGGAACGATGCGCATCGTTCACACTCGGTCGGCAGAAAGTGTTCAGAAGCGTTTTTTCTCTATATCCACGAATCCATACTGCCCATGATGCAGTCCTCGGGGACACAGGAACGCATCGCCGGGATATTCAGCCTCGGCGGACAGGTATTCTCGTATCGGTTCCGCAGCGAAGATGTAGAGCATGCGATTCTCGATATATGCCGCGAACTGGAGGGCGATGCGCCCCTTTCCCGCGACATGGTGCTCTTCCGCATCCACGCGCTTCTCATCCTGCTGTATCGGGAATTC from Spirochaetota bacterium harbors:
- a CDS encoding AraC family transcriptional regulator — its product is MVEMHFEFPRKDYPRLTHFGYESGGATSYPVPHYHYGYELFYFTGGSGAIQIEKRGEPIPVRTQDLLIIAPNAEHCFMAESNVLSYYWIGVQTGKKVVRARYSTVSHPRYSHHAFDPVRIIESIDAHLADMKGVLGDEKHACLRMSPRTAAIFEDIREELTENRLHAREIIYHRSAELLARVIRTAKAPMDETPIGRVKRHIEAHHAEAMPLTSLAKLADMHIAELCRRFKAETGTTIVQYMNRMRIDSAKRLLRSGKSVGETANTLGFGTIYYFSALFKRSVGVSPKAYVRSAQG
- a CDS encoding sugar phosphate isomerase/epimerase family protein, encoding MKKYSIILGNLGNTCDRFLSSGYKESLDKDVMLEQAASIDGVSGIELVGTWDVTKETASAMKKKLASRKLKCASIIPDLFSQKRWGKGSLSSADASIRTQALDEMKAAVDMAHDMECDMLTVWPGQDGYDYCLAADYMEERQWLIDGVRTAAQYAKQKGVRLALEYKMKEPRTHSYLARAADTLLVAMETGMDNVGVAIDTGHAFLAYENVAESIAILSRAGKLYHMHFNDNYSSWDDDMIVGSVRLIEYFEMMFWLEKTGYNGWYSMDQYPYREDGCEAVRSSVLFVQRMQSILERVGKAAVEALIKKRDPVAVAAFIRENLIAH
- a CDS encoding AraC family transcriptional regulator; translated protein: MNSRIRTVGLSSFENDVFNSMNITLLGFGKVMLDEDFRSEDRHSFCNEINVILKGRGRLRYNGRDTIMTPGNAYFFPAGGSMLAHGNEPLYKYYFQFRAQMNGCEVFHDARPLTADAPRAMIAGLSADAAHAPDILSARANVLRCLSLFSGELFPLIAHRRDDLSRFEPFFRYVNEHLNGEFSLADYGSYSGQKPKNFAAQFKEQFGESPKKYFLREKADRIKEALYHSGDPLSGIGDAFGFSDQFYFSRFFKKMTGVTPSDYRASVKAAWHPEKTSPRGGHR
- a CDS encoding AraC family transcriptional regulator; translated protein: GLVLRGSAEFQIERKTIPFKTGDIILINRNDAHRSHSVGRKCSEAFFLYIHESILPMMQSSGTQERIAGIFSLGGQVFSYRFRSEDVEHAILDICRELEGDAPLSRDMVLFRIHALLILLYREFENDLAAGNAVRRDTVHNAGFRDVISAINRDPCAVSSIADLAASAGMSDSHFRKVFRHVTGHSPLAYINARRLRKAYLLIRQGNTSRGAAAETGFENYGHFLRLFRKEFGVGPKELKRSVKKAK